One Thioclava electrotropha DNA segment encodes these proteins:
- a CDS encoding DUF1638 domain-containing protein: protein MTLSENGLAPEGSGRLLLIACGALAREILALKRINGWDHIDLTCLPANLHLYPEKITAAVEEAVLRYRDQYDDIFVVYADCGTGGQLLEKCKSLGVEMVEGPHCYSFFEGNAAFAETAEDEITAFYLTDFLTRQFDAFVWKPMGFDRHPELIPMMFGNYDRLIYQAQTDDPALDAKAREAAERLGLRYERRFTGYGDLATSLAKFATKSGNPA from the coding sequence ATGACCTTATCCGAAAATGGCTTAGCTCCCGAGGGCTCGGGGCGTCTTTTGCTGATCGCCTGCGGGGCATTGGCGCGGGAAATTCTCGCGCTCAAGCGGATCAATGGCTGGGATCACATCGACCTGACCTGCCTGCCCGCCAATCTGCACCTATACCCCGAGAAGATCACCGCCGCCGTCGAAGAGGCGGTGCTGCGCTATCGCGACCAATATGACGATATCTTCGTGGTCTATGCCGATTGCGGCACGGGCGGGCAATTGTTGGAAAAGTGCAAGTCTTTGGGGGTCGAGATGGTCGAAGGCCCCCATTGTTATTCGTTTTTTGAAGGTAACGCGGCCTTTGCCGAAACCGCCGAGGACGAGATCACGGCCTTCTACCTCACCGATTTCCTGACCCGTCAGTTCGACGCTTTCGTCTGGAAGCCGATGGGCTTCGACCGTCACCCGGAGCTGATCCCGATGATGTTCGGCAATTACGACCGGCTGATCTATCAGGCCCAGACCGACGATCCCGCGCTCGACGCGAAGGCGCGTGAGGCCGCGGAGCGGCTCGGCCTGCGCTATGAGCGGCGTTTTACGGGCTATGGCGATCTGGCCACCAGTCTCGCCAAATTTGCCACGAAATCGGGCAATCCGGCTTAA
- a CDS encoding corrinoid protein codes for MAEDEDDIILSELDDDELTAQMMDDLYDGLKEEIEEATRILLDRGWTPYDILTKALVAGMTIVGNDFRDGILFVPEVLLAANAMKGGMAILKPLLVETGAPRMGKMVIGTVKGDIHDIGKNLVAMMMEGAGFEIVDLGINNPVENYLEAIAREEADILGMSALLTTTMPYMKVVIDTMKEQGIRDDYIVLVGGAPLNEEFGKAIGADAYCRDAAVAVETAKDFIARKHNQMSA; via the coding sequence ATGGCCGAAGACGAAGACGATATCATCCTTTCGGAACTCGACGACGACGAGCTCACCGCGCAGATGATGGATGACCTCTATGACGGTCTCAAGGAAGAGATCGAAGAGGCCACCCGCATCCTGCTCGACCGCGGCTGGACGCCGTATGACATTCTGACCAAGGCCCTCGTCGCGGGCATGACCATCGTGGGCAACGACTTCCGCGACGGTATCCTGTTCGTGCCGGAAGTGCTGCTGGCGGCGAATGCGATGAAGGGCGGCATGGCCATCCTCAAGCCGCTGCTGGTCGAGACCGGCGCGCCGCGCATGGGCAAGATGGTCATCGGCACGGTGAAGGGCGATATCCACGATATCGGCAAGAACCTCGTCGCGATGATGATGGAAGGCGCGGGCTTCGAGATCGTCGATCTGGGGATCAACAACCCGGTCGAGAACTACCTCGAAGCGATCGCGCGCGAAGAGGCCGACATCCTCGGCATGTCCGCGCTGCTGACCACCACGATGCCCTACATGAAGGTCGTGATCGACACGATGAAGGAACAGGGCATCCGCGACGACTACATCGTTCTGGTGGGCGGTGCGCCCTTGAACGAGGAATTTGGCAAGGCGATCGGCGCCGATGCCTATTGCCGCGATGCCGCCGTGGCGGTGGAAACGGCGAAGGATTTCATCGCCCGCAAGCACAACCAGATGAGCGCCTGA
- a CDS encoding PA0069 family radical SAM protein: MSLPFDLPPANPSERLRARGAAARPVGRFEPFARAPEHDGWDIPEEERLTRTEVSVERPRSVITRNQSPDVPFERSLNPYRGCEHGCIYCFARPSHGYLGLSAGLDFETRLIARPEAPQVLEDELRKKGYRPNVLAIGTNTDPYQPLERKMEIMRAVLEVLQAYRHPVSIVTRGSTILRDLDILAPMAEAGLAQVGVSVTTLDAKLARDLEPRAPSPPTRIRMIRELSRAGIPVRVMAAPMIPGLTDHELEAILTEARRAGAKAASMMPVRLPHEVAPLFADWMERHHPGKVEKVLGRIRDMRGGKLNDPRFGERMKGEGEMAELLQQRFKLSCKRLGFSRHLPDLDVTQFRVPPRPGDQLELF, translated from the coding sequence ATGAGTCTGCCATTCGATCTTCCCCCCGCGAACCCGTCCGAGCGTCTGCGCGCGCGCGGTGCCGCGGCGCGCCCCGTGGGCCGGTTCGAGCCCTTCGCCCGCGCGCCCGAGCATGACGGCTGGGACATCCCCGAAGAGGAGCGCCTGACCCGCACCGAGGTCTCGGTGGAGCGACCGCGCTCCGTCATCACCCGCAACCAGTCGCCCGATGTGCCCTTCGAGCGCTCTCTCAACCCCTATCGGGGCTGCGAACATGGCTGCATCTACTGCTTCGCGCGGCCCAGCCACGGCTATCTCGGCCTCTCGGCGGGTTTGGATTTCGAAACCCGACTGATCGCACGGCCGGAGGCGCCGCAGGTGCTCGAAGACGAGCTGCGCAAGAAAGGCTACCGCCCGAACGTGCTCGCCATCGGCACGAATACCGATCCCTACCAGCCGCTCGAGCGCAAGATGGAGATCATGCGCGCCGTGCTGGAAGTGTTGCAGGCCTATCGTCACCCGGTCTCCATCGTCACCCGTGGTTCGACGATCCTGCGCGATCTCGACATCCTCGCGCCGATGGCCGAGGCAGGCTTGGCGCAGGTCGGCGTGTCGGTCACGACGCTCGACGCCAAACTCGCCCGCGATCTGGAGCCGCGCGCGCCCAGCCCGCCGACCCGCATCCGCATGATCCGCGAACTCTCGCGTGCCGGTATCCCTGTCCGCGTGATGGCCGCGCCGATGATCCCGGGTCTCACCGATCACGAGCTGGAGGCGATCCTGACCGAGGCGCGCAGGGCAGGGGCCAAAGCCGCCTCGATGATGCCGGTGCGGCTGCCGCATGAGGTGGCGCCGCTTTTCGCCGACTGGATGGAGCGGCATCACCCCGGCAAGGTCGAGAAGGTGCTGGGCCGGATCCGCGACATGCGCGGCGGCAAGCTCAACGATCCGCGCTTCGGCGAGCGGATGAAGGGCGAGGGAGAGATGGCCGAGCTGTTGCAGCAGCGGTTCAAGCTGAGCTGCAAGCGGCTGGGCTTCTCGCGCCATCTGCCCGATCTCGACGTGACACAGTTTCGCGTGCCGCCCCGGCCGGGCGATCAGCTCGAACTGTTCTGA
- the bmt gene encoding betaine--homocysteine S-methyltransferase, whose product MTAPKTDALSRLLETRDWLMTDGATGTNLFNMGLASGEAPELWNADEPAKIAKLYSLAVDAGSDLFLTNSFGGNASRLKLHNAQNRVRELNRLAAEIGRDVADKQSRPVIVAGSMGPTGEIFAPMGTLTHELAVEMFHEQAEGLKEGGADILWVETISAQEEYKAAAEACHLAGMPWCGTMSFDTAGRTMMGLTSQAMVSMVDKLAHPPLAFGANCGVGASDLLRTVLGFAATGTERPIIAKGNAGIPKYVDGHIHYDGTPELMAEYAVMARDCGATIIGGCCGTMAEHLVAMREALETRPRGERPTLDQISSVLGGFSSEDDGLSGDAPKRERRGRRRS is encoded by the coding sequence ATGACCGCCCCGAAAACCGACGCGCTGAGCCGCCTTCTGGAAACCCGCGATTGGCTGATGACCGATGGCGCGACCGGCACCAACCTGTTCAACATGGGGCTGGCCTCGGGCGAGGCCCCGGAACTTTGGAATGCCGACGAGCCCGCGAAGATCGCGAAGCTTTATTCGCTCGCCGTCGATGCGGGCTCGGACCTGTTCCTGACCAACAGCTTCGGCGGCAATGCCTCGCGGCTGAAACTGCACAATGCGCAGAACCGCGTGCGCGAGCTGAACCGCCTCGCCGCCGAGATCGGTCGCGACGTGGCCGACAAGCAGTCGCGCCCCGTGATCGTTGCGGGCTCGATGGGCCCGACGGGCGAGATCTTCGCGCCGATGGGCACGCTGACGCATGAGTTGGCGGTCGAGATGTTCCACGAACAGGCCGAGGGTCTGAAAGAGGGCGGCGCGGATATCCTCTGGGTCGAGACGATCTCGGCGCAGGAAGAATACAAGGCCGCCGCCGAGGCCTGCCATCTGGCGGGCATGCCGTGGTGCGGCACGATGAGCTTCGACACGGCGGGCCGCACGATGATGGGGCTGACCTCGCAGGCGATGGTCTCGATGGTCGACAAGCTGGCCCACCCGCCGCTGGCCTTCGGCGCGAATTGCGGCGTGGGCGCGTCCGACCTGCTGCGCACCGTTCTGGGCTTTGCCGCGACCGGGACCGAGCGCCCGATCATCGCCAAGGGCAATGCGGGCATTCCGAAATATGTCGACGGTCATATCCATTACGACGGCACGCCCGAGCTGATGGCGGAATATGCGGTGATGGCGCGCGACTGCGGCGCGACGATCATCGGCGGCTGCTGCGGCACGATGGCCGAGCATCTGGTGGCGATGCGCGAGGCGCTGGAGACGCGTCCGCGTGGCGAGCGCCCGACGCTCGATCAGATTTCCTCGGTTCTGGGCGGGTTCTCCTCGGAGGATGACGGGCTGAGCGGGGATGCGCCCAAGCGCGAACGCCGGGGCCGTCGCCGCAGCTAA
- a CDS encoding DUF1476 domain-containing protein: MTTFDDRENAYENKFAHDAELQFKADARCNKMLGQWAAELLGKTGPEADAYVREVVTSDFEEAGHEDVYRKLSGDLGDKADEQTIRAKMAECMAEARRQVVDEAE; the protein is encoded by the coding sequence ATGACCACCTTCGACGATCGCGAAAATGCCTATGAGAACAAGTTCGCGCATGATGCCGAGCTGCAGTTCAAGGCCGATGCCCGCTGCAACAAGATGCTGGGCCAATGGGCCGCAGAGCTTCTGGGCAAAACCGGCCCCGAAGCCGACGCCTATGTCCGCGAGGTCGTGACCTCCGATTTCGAGGAAGCGGGCCACGAAGACGTGTACCGCAAGCTCTCGGGCGATCTCGGCGACAAGGCCGATGAGCAGACGATCCGCGCGAAGATGGCCGAATGCATGGCCGAGGCGCGCCGTCAGGTGGTCGACGAGGCCGAGTGA
- the purC gene encoding phosphoribosylaminoimidazolesuccinocarboxamide synthase, protein MAPRRKKIYEGKAKVLYEGPEPGTLVQYFKDDATAFNAQKKDVIEGKGVLNNRLSEYFMTGLTNIGVPNHFIKRLNMREQLIRQVEIVPLEVIVRNFAAGSIAKRLGMEEGTPLPRPIVEYSYKNDELGDPLVPEEYIIAFGWASQQDLDDIVALALRVNDFLTGVFYGVGIKLVDFKIEIGRVWDGDFMRLIVADEISPDSCRLWDVKTGQKLDKDVFRRDLGSLTDAYTEVAKRLGVLPTNTQPIKPTLIN, encoded by the coding sequence ATGGCACCCCGGCGCAAGAAGATCTACGAAGGCAAGGCGAAGGTTCTGTATGAAGGCCCCGAGCCCGGAACGCTGGTCCAGTATTTCAAGGACGACGCGACCGCCTTCAACGCTCAGAAAAAGGACGTGATCGAGGGCAAGGGCGTGCTCAACAACCGCCTGTCCGAGTATTTCATGACCGGCCTGACCAATATCGGCGTGCCGAACCACTTCATCAAACGGCTCAACATGCGCGAGCAGTTGATCCGTCAGGTGGAGATCGTGCCGCTCGAAGTGATCGTGCGCAATTTCGCCGCCGGTTCGATCGCGAAGCGTCTGGGCATGGAAGAGGGCACGCCGCTGCCGCGTCCGATCGTCGAATACAGCTACAAGAACGACGAGTTGGGCGATCCGCTCGTGCCCGAGGAATATATCATCGCTTTCGGTTGGGCGAGCCAGCAGGACCTCGATGACATCGTGGCGCTGGCGCTGCGCGTGAACGACTTCCTGACCGGCGTGTTCTACGGCGTCGGCATCAAGCTGGTCGATTTCAAGATCGAGATCGGCCGCGTCTGGGATGGCGATTTCATGCGCCTGATCGTGGCCGACGAGATCAGCCCCGACAGCTGCCGCCTGTGGGACGTCAAGACGGGCCAGAAGCTCGACAAGGACGTGTTCCGCCGCGATCTGGGCAGCCTGACCGATGCCTATACCGAAGTCGCCAAGCGCCTTGGCGTGCTGCCGACCAATACCCAGCCGATCAAACCGACGCTGATCAACTGA
- the purS gene encoding phosphoribosylformylglycinamidine synthase subunit PurS codes for MKARVHVMLKDGVLDPQGEAVRHALGHMGFGGVEGVRQGKVIELDLSATDAASAEAEVKEMCEKLLANTVIEKYTIEIA; via the coding sequence ATGAAAGCCCGCGTTCATGTCATGCTGAAGGATGGGGTGCTCGACCCGCAGGGCGAGGCCGTCCGTCACGCATTGGGCCATATGGGGTTCGGCGGCGTCGAAGGCGTGCGTCAGGGGAAGGTGATCGAACTGGACCTGAGCGCCACCGATGCAGCCTCTGCCGAGGCCGAGGTGAAGGAGATGTGCGAGAAGCTCCTCGCCAATACCGTGATCGAGAAATACACCATCGAGATCGCCTGA
- the purQ gene encoding phosphoribosylformylglycinamidine synthase subunit PurQ, which produces MKAAIITFPGSNCDRDLSMAFAAAGADVVKVWHKETALPEGIDIIGVPGGFSYGDYLRCGAIASRSPIGQAVADFAGKGGYVIGICNGFQVLTEMRLLPGALMRNAGLKFVSKPLALRVATTDSAYTSGYEAGQEIVIPVAHHDGNYQIDPEGLARIEGEDRVAFRYVENPNGSVDDIAGVLSENRRVLGMMPHPERAIEPAQGGADGAALFRALSGMLATA; this is translated from the coding sequence ATGAAAGCCGCCATCATCACCTTCCCCGGATCGAATTGCGACCGCGACCTGAGCATGGCCTTCGCGGCAGCCGGGGCGGATGTCGTCAAGGTCTGGCACAAGGAAACCGCATTGCCCGAAGGCATCGACATCATTGGTGTGCCGGGCGGGTTCTCCTATGGCGACTACCTGCGCTGCGGCGCGATCGCCTCGCGCTCGCCCATCGGGCAGGCGGTGGCCGACTTCGCAGGCAAGGGCGGCTATGTCATCGGCATCTGCAACGGTTTTCAGGTGCTGACCGAGATGCGGCTGCTGCCGGGCGCGCTGATGCGCAATGCGGGGCTGAAATTCGTCTCGAAACCGCTGGCCCTGCGCGTCGCGACGACCGACAGCGCCTATACCTCGGGCTACGAGGCGGGGCAGGAGATCGTGATCCCGGTCGCCCACCATGACGGCAATTACCAGATCGATCCCGAAGGCCTTGCCCGCATCGAGGGCGAGGACCGCGTGGCGTTCCGCTATGTCGAGAACCCCAACGGCTCCGTCGACGATATCGCGGGCGTGCTGAGCGAGAACCGCCGGGTGCTGGGCATGATGCCTCACCCCGAGCGCGCGATCGAACCTGCGCAGGGCGGCGCCGATGGGGCGGCGCTTTTCCGCGCGTTGAGCGGGATGCTGGCAACCGCCTGA
- a CDS encoding sensor histidine kinase — translation MARSPRARWLLRVAVVLILALAGAVMWITNQWLTQRFTETTRVRTELRLALYTGNIMSELQRTSVVPLLLARDPELTQALDTTDYSTASAQLITAKKEVAVASIRLLDMQGRVVASTNRTQIGTPFPNAPFFVDATRSRGTIFSLNEPEAGGTEFDYSRAVIQNNKPVGVIVVEADLSKFERAWAGISDALAVVDSEGKIILTTEPRWRGVTMSEALAARSAPSAIERALQATADWANDAPDAYLKGRAVMRTEARIPFRGWKMIAFTSYDSVRERVNAVLALEIMGFAILLALVFYALSRRARRQSQELRAESAELRQLNTRLSREIAEREKAQQDLAVAEQTIAQSSKLAALGEMSAAVSHELNQPLAAMKTYLAGAKLLLQRARVEEALSSFQRIDDLIGRMGAITRQLKSYARKGGEAFEPVDLRVALSEALSMMEPQLKIRKLHISRTMPRSPVMVMADRIRLEQVIINLLRNALDATKSVEEPQVELLLTSGETAVLSVRDNGPGISDLDKLFEPFWTTKKPGEGTGLGLAISSSIISDFGGRLTAHNSESGGAVFEVQLPLLADKNRAIKAAE, via the coding sequence ATGGCGCGCTCGCCGCGCGCCCGTTGGCTGCTGCGCGTCGCTGTGGTGCTGATCCTCGCGCTGGCGGGGGCGGTGATGTGGATCACCAACCAATGGCTGACCCAGCGGTTCACCGAGACGACGCGCGTGCGCACCGAACTGCGGCTTGCGCTTTACACCGGCAACATCATGTCGGAGTTGCAGCGGACATCCGTTGTGCCGCTGTTGCTCGCGCGCGATCCGGAGCTGACGCAAGCCCTTGATACAACGGATTATTCCACCGCCTCGGCGCAGCTGATCACGGCCAAGAAAGAGGTCGCGGTGGCCTCGATCCGGCTGTTGGACATGCAGGGCCGGGTGGTGGCGTCGACCAATCGCACGCAGATCGGCACGCCCTTCCCGAATGCGCCCTTCTTCGTCGATGCGACCCGCTCGCGCGGGACGATCTTCTCGCTCAACGAGCCCGAGGCGGGCGGCACCGAGTTCGATTATTCGCGGGCCGTCATCCAGAACAACAAGCCCGTCGGCGTGATCGTCGTCGAGGCGGATCTGTCGAAATTCGAACGCGCCTGGGCCGGGATTTCCGATGCGCTGGCCGTGGTCGACAGCGAAGGCAAGATCATCCTGACGACCGAGCCGCGCTGGCGCGGGGTGACGATGTCGGAGGCGCTGGCCGCGCGGTCTGCCCCCTCCGCGATCGAACGCGCGCTGCAGGCGACCGCGGACTGGGCCAATGACGCGCCGGACGCCTATCTCAAGGGTCGCGCGGTGATGCGCACCGAGGCGCGCATTCCCTTCCGCGGCTGGAAGATGATCGCCTTCACCAGCTACGACTCCGTGCGTGAGCGGGTGAATGCGGTGCTCGCGCTCGAGATCATGGGCTTCGCGATCCTGCTGGCGCTGGTCTTCTATGCGCTGTCGCGGCGCGCGCGGCGGCAAAGCCAGGAATTGCGGGCGGAATCGGCGGAGCTGCGCCAGCTCAACACCCGGTTGAGCCGCGAGATCGCCGAGCGCGAGAAGGCGCAGCAGGATCTGGCCGTGGCCGAGCAGACGATCGCGCAAAGCTCGAAACTCGCGGCTCTGGGCGAGATGTCGGCTGCCGTCAGCCACGAACTGAACCAGCCCCTGGCCGCGATGAAGACCTATCTGGCCGGCGCAAAACTGCTGTTGCAGCGCGCCCGGGTCGAGGAGGCGCTGTCGTCGTTCCAGCGCATCGACGACCTGATCGGGCGGATGGGCGCGATCACGCGGCAGCTGAAATCCTATGCCCGCAAGGGGGGCGAGGCGTTCGAGCCGGTGGATCTGCGGGTGGCGCTGTCGGAGGCGCTCTCGATGATGGAGCCGCAGCTGAAAATTCGCAAATTGCACATTTCGCGCACCATGCCGCGCAGTCCTGTTATGGTCATGGCGGACCGCATCCGGCTGGAGCAGGTGATCATCAACCTGTTGCGAAATGCACTCGACGCCACCAAGTCGGTTGAGGAACCTCAAGTGGAGTTGTTGCTTACCTCGGGTGAGACGGCCGTGCTGAGCGTGCGTGATAACGGTCCCGGAATTTCGGATCTCGACAAGCTGTTCGAGCCGTTCTGGACCACGAAGAAACCGGGGGAAGGGACGGGGCTGGGCCTCGCGATCTCGTCCTCCATCATCAGTGATTTCGGGGGTCGTCTGACCGCCCATAATTCCGAAAGCGGGGGTGCAGTGTTCGAAGTTCAGTTGCCCCTCCTGGCGGACAAGAACAGGGCCATAAAGGCCGCGGAGTAA
- a CDS encoding sigma-54-dependent transcriptional regulator — MARLMKVAIVDDEEDMRQSVSQWLALSGFDAETYASAEDALKVIGPDWPGVVITDIRMPGMDGMAFLKRLMGIDSGLPVIMITGHGDVPMAVEAMRLGAMDFMEKPFSPDRMTELAKRATQARRTTLDNRALRRDLAEGEKVMGKLIGTSEPMERLREDILDLSQADGHVLIDGETGTGKTLVAHALHATGPRAGKKFVVVSCAALTEEALSAKLFGPVEEGGLPLMEEARGGTLCLEDVEALSQSLQARLLQFINDQGAPAETRIVAICNTHGEGKTVEDALRPDLYYRLAALKITLPPLRARGEDILTLFNRMSEQFADEYGCDVPEVTAQEAAQLLQAPWPGNVRQLINVAERAVLQSRRGSGSIASLLMTDDEETGPAAITTEGKPLKEYVESFEKMLIDNTMRRHKGSISAVMEELCLPRRTLNEKMAKYGLARADYL, encoded by the coding sequence ATGGCAAGACTAATGAAGGTAGCGATCGTCGATGACGAGGAAGATATGCGGCAGTCCGTCAGCCAATGGCTGGCGCTGTCGGGCTTCGACGCCGAGACCTATGCCAGCGCCGAAGACGCGCTGAAAGTGATCGGCCCCGATTGGCCGGGCGTGGTGATCACCGACATCCGGATGCCCGGCATGGACGGGATGGCCTTTCTCAAGCGGCTGATGGGGATCGATAGCGGTCTGCCGGTCATCATGATCACCGGCCACGGCGATGTGCCGATGGCGGTCGAAGCGATGCGCCTGGGCGCGATGGACTTCATGGAAAAGCCGTTCTCGCCCGACCGGATGACCGAACTGGCCAAGCGCGCCACGCAGGCGCGCCGCACGACGCTCGACAACCGGGCGCTGCGCCGCGATCTGGCCGAGGGCGAGAAGGTGATGGGCAAGCTGATCGGCACATCCGAGCCGATGGAGCGTCTGCGCGAGGATATTCTCGATCTGTCCCAGGCGGATGGCCACGTGCTGATCGACGGCGAGACCGGCACCGGCAAGACGCTGGTGGCCCATGCGCTGCACGCGACGGGCCCCCGTGCGGGTAAGAAATTCGTCGTGGTCAGCTGCGCCGCTCTCACCGAAGAGGCGCTCTCGGCCAAGCTGTTCGGCCCGGTCGAAGAGGGCGGTCTGCCGCTGATGGAAGAAGCGCGCGGCGGCACGCTGTGCCTCGAGGATGTCGAGGCGCTGAGCCAGTCGCTGCAGGCGCGGCTCTTGCAATTCATCAACGATCAGGGGGCGCCTGCGGAAACGCGCATCGTGGCGATCTGCAACACGCATGGCGAAGGCAAGACGGTCGAGGACGCGCTGCGCCCCGATCTTTATTACCGCCTCGCCGCGCTGAAGATCACTCTGCCGCCGCTGCGTGCGCGCGGCGAGGATATCCTGACGCTGTTCAACCGCATGTCCGAGCAATTCGCCGACGAATATGGCTGCGACGTGCCGGAAGTCACCGCGCAGGAAGCCGCGCAACTGCTGCAGGCTCCGTGGCCGGGCAATGTGCGCCAGCTGATCAACGTCGCCGAACGCGCGGTGCTGCAATCGCGCCGTGGCTCGGGCTCGATCGCGTCGCTTCTGATGACCGATGACGAAGAGACGGGGCCGGCGGCGATCACCACCGAGGGCAAGCCGCTCAAGGAGTATGTCGAGAGCTTCGAGAAGATGCTGATCGACAATACGATGCGGCGCCACAAGGGCTCGATCTCGGCGGTGATGGAAGAGCTGTGCCTGCCGCGCCGGACGCTGAACGAGAAAATGGCCAAATACGGCCTTGCCCGCGCGGATTACCTTTAA